A window of Gymnogyps californianus isolate 813 chromosome 28, ASM1813914v2, whole genome shotgun sequence genomic DNA:
ACTGCATCCTGAGCTGTGTTCGTcaaagtgttgccagcaggtccaGGAAGGTGACCCTGCCCCTCTGGCCCttgtgaggccacatctggagtactgcatccaggtTGGGGTGCCCTGATCTTAGAAGGATATCAACATACTGAAGCAAGTCCAACAAAGGCCACCAAGTTGATTAGGGGAGTGACAAATCTGACATGTGAGGAGATGCTGAGAGAAGTGGGCCTGTCCATcttggagaagggaaggctcaggggagaccttcttgctTTCTACAACTACTTGTtcagaggaaacagagaaggTGGACCTAGTCTCTGGAAGTGCCCAGGAGATAGAACATGGGGAGTTCTGATTAAGCAATAGGCTAGAAGAAATAACAAGAACTGGAATGGGTTTCCCAGGGACGTTGTGCAACCTCCATCCTGGGAGGTGTTCAAGGCTGGACTGAATGTGaccttgagcaacctgatctaacgGGATCTGTTCTGAATGGGGGATTGATCTAggtgacctctggaggtcccttctcACCTACATTCTGACTGGGTAactcccacccctgccctccctgaCCCCTGCACACCCATGGGCACCCTTGTCCTCACATCCCCTTTACCAGGACACAGCTTTTAGGCATCGTGCTGGGACTGCAGAGAGGCCGCTGAAGGGAGGctctcagcctcctctctgccatCCGCAGGGAATCCATGGCTGCTGTTTCCAGCCTCCGAGCTCGCAGACAGCTCTGGGCAGCTGGTCCATCTCCTGGGTGAGGgccctgctgctgtcccaggcTGCCCCTGGTGCTGTACATGCTTCTTCTTGCTGGGGTGGCCTCGCTGGAGGACGGGGAAGTCCAATTCCCAGGAGACAAACTTGTGCCCGTGCAGAGCCCCTGAGCACTCTCAGCCCGGGCGAGAGcccgagcggcggcggcgcagggctcagccccggggcggagctggcggcggcggagaggagagggagaggagagggagagggagagggaggggagggggggagaggggaggggagggggggagaggggaggagaggaggcggCGCGGCCGGAGCAGagagccggggctggcggggggcaGCGAGGcgcgggcggcggagcggcgggatGCGGCGGTGCCGGGGCGCAGGGCTGGCGGGGCTGGCCGCGGTGCTCCTGGGTGCGTGGGGCTGGCGGCGGTGGAtgggggccggggcgggggctgcGTGGGGCCCGGGCGGAGCCTGGGGTGGCCCCTGCCGGTCTCTCGAGGCTGCCGTCCCCTCTGGCTTCTTCACGGACCTCTGCCCCCGAACCATCCTcccatccatccctccctctgctACCATCCCACATTCCCTCAGAAAACTCGctgttctgttctttctccaaccaccccttcttcctttctttcctctgtgtctTTCCATATACATCATGTAGTCGTTCCTTTCTCCttgctactttctttttttcctttgcccctctttttttcttcaatgacTCCACCCTCCCACCTATCATTCATGCATTCATCTCTCCACCGACTATTAATGGACACTTCCACTAGTGCACATGTTGACATCCTCTGGAAACTCTTCTCGTTATGTCTGTATGTTCCTGACTGCTTGTGTGGGATTTGttctgggaagcagcaggcagggctgggcagaaagcaggttttgaggttattttcttctttttctcttcgGCAGTGGCAGTGGGCAGAGCCCAGGTGCAGCAGGAGCCGTCGGCAGAGACCACCGAGGGCACCGGCATCAGCATCAGCTGCTCACACCCCAACATACAGTCTTACGACTTCATCCTCTGGTACCGTCAGCTCCCGGGCCGTGGCCCCGCATTCCTCGTGAGCGGCACTAAAGGGTCCAAAGAGCTGCGGGACCCTGCGGGGCGGCTGTCGGTGGCGGCAGACCGCCGGTCCAGCGCCCTGTGgctcgcccggccccggcgcggggaCGCGGCGGTGTATTACTGCGCCCTGGGAGACACGGGgagaggagccggggctgcggccgggcaGGAaccgcggcgggcggggccgggcgtgtgtgtcgggggcggggggacagCCCCGGGCGGGCCCGCCAGGGGGCGCTgccgctccgcccgccgcggccgcctcgccccgcccggccccgcccggccccgggccccggGGCGGTTCCCGCATCgaccggcaccggcaccgccgCCGGCACCGGCTTCAGCATCAACCGTGGCAGCGGCATCACCAGGTCCCCCTTGGAGTCAATGCCTGGGCTCAGCCCCTCTTCTCATTGATGGCTGCTGTGGATCTGTGCTCCTGAAGGCAGCACCGAGCCACGCTTGGTCAGCGCTACAGAGGGAGAGTGAGACGGTCTGTGCAaggcggggaggggagcagggcgGTTCCCACAAGGCTCTCTTGCTTCCCCAGAAGGGGCTCAGAGTGCGCTGGGTAACGTGGCGTTCTCTGGCCTGTCTGTAAAGGCCTGCCAGCATTGTCTCAGAAATGCATCACAGCGGGCACAGATTCCCATCCCGCCCATGTCAGGCTGGTTCTCCTCTTGCCTCTGTCCTCCTCTCGCCAAGGATGCTCAGctctttttgcctttcatgAAGGCAAAGTGACAGCTGGAGATCTTTCACATGAGGACGTGGCACAAGGATTTCATGGTGTCATGGAAAAACTGATCTCAAATGCTCCAGAGAGACGCTCAGCTTAGTGGGTGTCTCATCATAGCTTAgcttgctgatgataccaaactgggaggtgctgttgactcccTCGaggacaagaggccttgcagagggatctagataaATTGGAGCACTGGGCAATCATTAGTGGCATGAAATGTAATAAGACCCAGTGCCAGATTCTGCCCCTGGGATGGAGTCACACCGGACACAGGTATAAACtgggagagcagccctgcagaaagggatctggaggtgctggttgacagcaggctcaagaggagtcagcagtgtgccctggcagccaagagggcaaagggcatcctggggtgcatcaaacacagtacaaccagctggtcaagagaggtgcttatcccgctgtatttagtgttggtgcggcctcatcttgagtactgtgtgcaatgctgggccccacaatttaaaaaggatgttaaggtacctgaatgtgtccagaggagggcaacaaagctggtgaaagggctggaaggtatgtcctatgaggagcggctgaggactttgggtttgtctagtctggagaaaaggaggctgaggggtgacctcactGCTctttacagcttcctgaggaggggaagtggagagggaggtgctgataCCTTCTCCTTGATACACAGAGACAGGAAGCGTGGGAACAGTTCAGAGCTGTGTCAGAGGAGGTTCAAatttgacattaggaagcatttctttactgagagagtggtcaaacaccggcacaggcttcctggagaggtgatCAATGACGCGTGCCTGTCaatgtttaagaggcattttgacagtgcccttaataacatgctttatcttttggtcagccctgaagtggtcaggcagttggactagatgatagTTGTAGGTCCCTTCAAGtgaaattccttttccttttccttttccttttccttttccttttccttttccttttccttttccttttccttttctttccttactttttCACCTCGCCCAGAGATTGCACTTACCTTAATACTAGGGGGAGAGACTTCCTGCTTCTCCAGTGCAGCTGGGGTCTGGGGCTCTTCAAGCTGCCAGAGAAAATCCTGTCTATCTCCCTGTCACCTGCTCTGATGCTGCGCAGCCGGCTCACTTGCAACTGCTTGCTGACTGACGAATGCCAACCGCTTGCTGTCTGTTATGCCTGAGAGTATTCTGTGGTGTTACAGTTGCTGGCAACTGCTGTATCAGGAAGTGCTCTGGAAATAGCACTCTCTCAAATTTGTGGAGGACTTAAGTtttgctcttctgctcctttaCAGGGCTTTTGGTGAAGCAGGGATGGActatgtggaaaaaatgtatcTGGTGCCTGCCAATTAGCTGGAGCAGCTATGGGTGCTGCCATTAGCCGGGGAAGACATGAGGGCTGATACAGTCTAGTCTTTGGGTGCTGACGTGAGGAACATTCCCCAGCAACCAGGTTTGGTGACCTACGAGAAAGCTAAGGGGTGTATGGCCACTCTTCAAAAGTACTTGTCAAGCTCATCTTGAATGCAAAACATGCCCGCTAATGCTatgggctgtgttttggcttcCTGAATCGCTGTCTCTTCATTTCCTGCTTTATGCCAGGCACATTCCCCAGTGGAGGTGTCTTTTGCATGACAGGATGAGAGGGCCAAGCATTTCTGGAGCAAAACATGTCAGTGTGGGCAGAAGACTCAGCTCACATGCTGGAGGAGTCCAGTAAAGGCCAATTATGTCCGTCTGGGTCACTCCTTTGGGGCTCTTTGGGGCCCTGTTGGCAAGAAGTGGCTCAGTGCCTGGGTTTGACCCTGTCCCGCCTAACCATGATCCCAGGAAAATTCTGGTGGCCTGTTTTGCCCCCTCCTTTTCTGCACCAGGGAGAGGGGTGTGGGCCCCATGCCTGGGGCCTTGTCCTTCCCCAGAATGCTCTAGCCCTGCCGCGCTTGTCCCCAGATGTCCACAGCAGAGTGCACAGTTGATTGTGTTCCTTTGTGTGTTCATGTCTTGTGTGCACTTGTGTGCAGCTGGGTTAGTGTGAATGCACATGGGTGCAAAAATTTGTGCCTGATTCCATGTTGATGtgcatgagtgtgtgtgtgtgtgtgtgtgtgtgtgtgtgtgtgtcccttCTCATGAGGGATTGTTCTGCTCATGGCAGTGGCACTCTCCACTGCTCTGTCAATGAACTCCACAGAGCAGCCAGAGTCAGAAGGAGCCCGAGTGTAGCTGAACAACAACAGAACAAACCTAGCAGAGAATTGTCCTCAGCACAGGCACTGCAATGCAACCTTCTGTATCTTCAGTCCTCCTTTTTCTACTCCGCCAAAGGTCACACCCCGCTGCTGCCAATTCCAGGCCCCAACAAGGACTGTTTCACACCAGTTTGGATCCTTAGTTTAATTCAGTGTAAACAATATTGGAATGCCTCAGCATGGCTGGCAGTCCCCACTCCCTGCTTTTCTAGGCCAGGACACCGCTCTCCCCGGATCTAGAGAGTTCAAAAGGAAGGGGTTTGCTTTATGGGcaaggagaaaggctgagaaatcCTGCCAACCTCATTCAGGCTATGCCTGAGTGGATCTGCTTCCAGTGCAGTGTCAGTGCTGTCTGGTGTGAGACACAGCCCTGCCTCGTGTCCAGGTCAATGTCAGCTGTACCTGTGCAGCCCATCAGCCTGGTGCTGTGTCAAGGCAGGGGCTGAGACCTTGGACCGGACAGGTACTGAACTAAAGGAACATGGCATAGGGAAAAGACTGAAGAGCTCAGTGGATATTTGTCCTCAGTTTTTACTGATATGGCTTCTCCTCAGGCCCATCACATACCTGAGCGTCCCAGTAGACTCTCTGGGAATGAAGCAGCACCCACAGTAGAAGAAAGAATTAAGGAGCTCTTCCTACCAATTGGACATACGTAAGTCCATGGGACCAGCTGGGATACAGCCAAGGGAGTTAAAGGAGCTGGCTGGTCAGTCTCCACTCAGTCCCTGAAAAGAAGCTCTTAGAAGCCTTTTCTAAACTCATGAAAGACAATAAAGCGCCTGGGCGCAGCTCACATGGGTTTACTGggggcaaatcatgcctgactgACCTCATTGCTTTCTCTGAGGAAGTGAGCGGCACTGTGGAGTGGGTGTGGTATGCCTTGAGTTTAGCAAGACTTTTGACACTCTCTCCTATAGTACCCTGCTCACCAAACAGGTGAGATGTGGCTGGATAGGTGGACAAGAAGGGGACTGGAAAATTAGCTGGCCTGCTGAGCTCAGGGCATTGTGCCCAGTGGCGCAAAGTCCAGCTGCAGCCAATAACCACAGTGGGAACTctcaggggtcaatactgggaCCAATagtgtttaatattttcattaatgacctgaATGGTGGGGAGGAatgcactctcagcaagtttgcggaGGACCCCTAATTGTGGGGAGTCGTCAGTACAATATAGGGCAGGGCTGCTAGTCAGAGGGATCTGGGCAGGTTGGGGGAATGGGCTGACCAGAACCACAAAAAGTTCAACAAGAGCAAGCATGAACCACCCCATGcaccagcagaggctgggggctggctgcctcggaagcagctcagcagaaaaagaTGTGAGGTCCTAGTGGGCACCCAGCTGAACacgagccagcagtgtgcccttgcagcaaagaaggtcCACTGCATCCTGCGCTGTATTACCCAGAGTGTAGCCAGCAAGTCCAGGGAAGTGATCTTGCTCCTCTGTTTGGGACTTGTGAGACTGTATCTGGAGCAGTGCAGCCAGTTTGGGGCTCCCCAGTCCAGGAAGGCTATTGATCAACAGGCGTGAGTCCTGTGGAGGCCACCAAGACGGTCAGGTAGCCAGATTCATGATGTGCAAGGAAGGGTTGTGAGAGCTGGGCTTGCTCACCTTGAAGAACAGAAGGCTAAGGGAAGACATACTTGCTGCCTACTACCACTTCACTGGAGGATACAGAGAAGATTGAGCAAGACTCTGGAGATAAACTATGATTAGAGTAGGGCCAATGGGCACAGGTGTAATAATGGGTAATTGTGATTAGATACCAGGGAAAAAACTCTTTCCATGAAGGTGGTCAAGTGCTGGAGTACTTTGTGCAGAGAGGTTATGGGATCTCtgtcattggaagtgttcagaACTTGCCTGGACTCAGCCCTGAGTAACCTGATCTATTGAGAACCTCTCTGAACACAGGGTTGGGCTAGGTGGCTGCTGGAGGCCCCTTCTCCAGTCATCCCTCAGAGTGTTTCTCAGATGACCTCTGGCAGGAACAGCTCAGCGGTCATGGGGCAACCGGCACAGTCACCACATCTCATCCTTGGTGGGATGCCTGTGACAGATCACTGTTTCAATACAATTCCCGGTTTGCCCCTTGATGTCATAATGAGATCACTCATGACGTCAAAAGTGAGTGGAGGGAATTGCACGCCCACCCACACAGGCTCATCCAAAAAGATGTATACAGGCACCCCCTCATGGGTGCACACGCATGCACCCCTGTACGCACACAGAGGTATGCGTACTcacaggcatgcacacacacatggtCCCACCCACATGGGCACAACCACACATGTGAGTTTGCATGCACCCAAAGGGCAAATTGtacgtgtgcacacacagaggtGTGTGTACACGTTTCCAAAGGAGTCCATGTGCAGACACATGCACAGTCACTCCATCAGACCAATGTGCATGCACAGATACTCAAACGCAAATGCTTAGACGTGGGTGCTCCTGCACGCATACATTTGCATAGATATATGTACAGTTCTGCACACAAATGATAATACATAAAAGCACACATCCACACACACCTATGCCCACGCACTTACATATATGCAGATCAATGCCACACACGTCCATAGTCACCTCCATGAAGGCACGTGCATGTGCTAAAACACATACACGCTCATGAACAGGTGtgcccaaacacacacacacacaatttgtACACAGTCACACTTGCATGTGCATTACCCCAGGCACACAGATGTACATGTGAATGCACACATGAGTGCAGCCAGATGAACATGTATGTGACCATGAATATGCACACACAACACTGAGAACCAAGGTGTCAGAcaccagctctcagcctcttgGGATGATTCTAGCAAGTCCTTCAGACCCTACAGTTAAGGCAACAAATCAGGTGCTGGCCAGCCCCATCAGCTTCAGTGAGCTCAAGGGTTTGACAGTGGTTCACTCAGCTGTTTTCCTACCAACAGAGAGAAATGACAGCGGAGTCCAAGCTGTCATGGCCTTTGCAGACATTGAACATGTCCAAGTCCCAAGTCTGTGTGTGAAGGATGATTTAAAAACTCCAGAATATCCCTATTGCTCTAGGCCCCCAAATGCCCATTTTACAGCCTTAGCGGCTCCTGCCTGTCTTAGTGATCTCCTCAAGGGTCTAGGACCAGCCCGCGCCCCTGCAAAGGGAGCAACAGTAACACAATCATGTGACAGCAGAGGGTTGTGTGCCTGGGACAAGCCAGACTCCCCTTGGGCTACAGATGCTGAGGCTGGGACATCAGAGGTGATTTGTAGTAGTGAGGCTTTCTCTAGACTCACTTTAGGGTAAATACTCTCTCTtcagaaggcagagaaatgcagaagtgaCATTAATTtacagagcagctggaaaaaatggtTTGGCTACCCTGTGAATGTTCATgtattcttttctgttgttgttctCCTGGCTTTAGTTGATGAGctggccttttttccccttgtgtttGGCATGCAGGTGCAGGTGGTGTAATTGCCTGTAgcaagtgggagctgcctgcagcctcctctgtTACCATGGGCAGGCTGAGTTTACCCTGTGGCCAAAGTTCTTATCTACAAAACAGTTACCACACAAAATATTATAAGGGTAAAGactgtgtattgggtttacggGGCAAGGTTTTGGTCAGGGGGGGCCTTCAGgaatggcttctgtgagaagacaccagaagctgcccccacgtcagacagagccagtaacagccggctccaagacggacccgccgctggccaaagttgagccaatcagcaacgtTGGCAGCGCCTCTGTGACAACATATTTaggaaagggtaaaaaatgctgtgcagcagccgggagagaggagtgagaaaatgtgagagaaacaactctgcagacaccaaggtcagtgaagaaggagggggaggaggtgctccaggtgccagagcagagattcccctgcagcctgtggtgcaGACCATGGTGATGCAAGTTGTCTCCCTGTggcccatggaggaccatggTGGAGTAGCTATCCACGCTGCAGCACATGGAGGACCTCATGATGGAGCAGGAGGACAtgtcctgaaggaagctgcagcccatggaggacccgtactggagcaggctcctggcaggaactgtggcccatggggaggagcccacactggagcagtttttccggcaggagctgtggcccatGGGTGACTCccgctggagcagtctgttcctgaaggactgtaccccatgGGTACAGTCTTGAAGAaatgcagcctgtgggaaggacctgtgttggagaagttcatgaaagACTGTGTCCCGTGggtgggaccccatgctggagcaggggaagagcatgagcaggaaggagcagcagagatgaagcaTTATGAATGCATTATGAATCTCTGTGTCCTTACCTTCACCCACGAGTTTTTCGTcgtattttctctccttctctcattGATGGAGGAGGAGTGATAGAAAGGCTTGGTGGACACTTGGCAGCAAGCcgaggtcaacccaccacaggcagTTTAAACAAACATTAGTGGTGAGAGTACGTGTGGAATAGCAGTGGTTCTGAGACATGCTTTCTTAGCCATAATGCCCTCTCGGTGGAGAACATTGGTGTGGGCATTTCCATTCTTCCACTTCTACACTTTTGTCactacatttgcattttcttgcaGGAAATAGGATATGAGACTGTAGTGGCTGCCAAGAGACATTTCCACTGGTCAGAAGGGATGAGatttacatgtaaaaaaaacctATCCCCCCAGAATGGCAGGCAATTCCTGAGCACAAACTCTCTGGGGGGGACCAGTGAAGCAGTCAAGAGCTCtgagcctgcctgcagctctcttGGGAAGTGCACCCAGTAACCTCATCCTTGCTGATCTTCACGTTCTCCTGCATGCTCTGTATCAGAGCCATTTGATCTCCCTCAGAAATACACCGTTTCACTGTCCCCATGTCTGTGCTGACTGCCCTCAGCTCCCACAGGCTTAGCTCCAATTTCCAGCCTTGACACATTCAGCAGCTACTCCTTGTACTAGCATGTCCCTGTTACTCCTGCCCATGCCTGCTGGCCATGGCCCCTAGATTGGGcggtggaggggagaggaaggtggaGTAGAAGCCGTGGGCGTTCCCAAAGGCTGTTTCCTGCATTACCACTCCTGCTattctgcagagcaaagcatctCCAGGACCCCCATGCCCACCGCCCAccatcccagcacagctccgGCCATAACAAGAGGAACGCCCTTCCTCAAGAGCTCATGGGGCTGCTGACCCCTCAGGgcctcctgcctttctgggcATTTGTGGGCAGAGACACAGCAAGGCAAGGCCTGATGGTCAGTGGcagagagcagccagggctgtcttCCTCAGCTCCAAGGGACAGTACCCAAAAGAGGCACCCCTACATGGTGCCCCAACCTCCCATTCCTCTGTGAATGCAGAAGGGTCTCCTTGTGCCCTCACCCCCTTCCACCCCAGAGCAACACCTTTCTCCTTTGGCAGCCTGGGGAGTGTCCACAGAGGGAAGGACCACATGGAGGCCAGGCTTGAATGCAGCAGAGCTTTAATGAGatgaaagagggaagggaagtcACTCCAAGTGGAAGTCAGCAGTGCAGGGAGCACTGAGGGCAGCAGAAAGTCTTCACTCCTTGGCTGTGGAATAGTTCCTGCATGATGTTTGTCTGCCTGCCCCACAAAGGGGGAGAAGCCGGATGGTCCCCACCAGGCTGGCCTTGGGAGGACATTGCAGCCCAGGGGAACCaaagcaaacaatgaaaagggagagaaaggcaaGTTTGGTCAGCTATCCTGCAAACAACATCCAAAAGATCAATCCTCTGCCCAGCACCACATTCTGAGTTCCTCAAGATGTCTCCATGGGGCTTTCCCAACGTCTTTCTCAGAGGAGGCACCTTCTGCCACAGTAGCGGCTGCTGATGCAGGAGAGGTCAAAGCtcccagaggtgatgggcactccctcagagctgaggatgctgccaacagcagcggaggtggaggagcccacaacggtgttctgtgggaaggagctgaggatggggccgggcagggtcaccaccacgggAGAGGGCTGGATGACAACAGTGGAgttctggcactgcctgacacagggctcattgcagctgttggccagcggggtcgggccacagggctggcagggctggcactggttGGAGCAGGACATGTCTCAGGGCCGGAGGTGtgcctgggagagagggcagagaggaagcagagcacaagcatgggtgaggagcagcctggtTACCCTGTCCCAAAGGAGCCAAGGCCACCAATGAGTGGGAAGTTGGAGGCTGTGCCAGGAAACACACAGTCTTCATTGCCTCATCTGGCTAGGGCGCTGCAAAGAGCAGCCTGACccaaggaagctctctcctacTGCATAAACCAAAAGCCACCAAATCATGTCCCAGCCTTTCTCTAAGCTGACCTTCTCCCCGCTTCCCTCTGTCATGACAAGGCGCTCCAGGCCCCAACATATGACAAagccagcatcagctgagaTGTCCATCAAGTGGAGATCTCcctttggaagaggaggagaaggggtttCAAGACTCACCTGGTTcccaaggagaaggaggcaagagaagtggaTGAGAGGGCAGGGACTTGGGCTGCTTTTTATACTGGTCCTTCACTGTCGCAGGACCAGAGGCACCCTTTGCAGAGGTACCAATTTTCTGACAAGCTCATCTTGAATGCAAACCATCCCAGCTAATGATATGGgctgtgctttcatttcctgcaccgctgccttttcatttccaggtttGGGCCATGCCCATTCCCCTGTGAAGGCTTCTTGTGAGCTCTGGGATGAAAGGCCCCAGGATTTCTCAGGCAGGAATGCAGCAGTGCGGGCAGAAGCTTCAGCTCAAGTGC
This region includes:
- the LOC127026680 gene encoding uncharacterized protein LOC127026680, which encodes MRRCRGAGLAGLAAVLLVAVGRAQVQQEPSAETTEGTGISISCSHPNIQSYDFILWYRQLPGRGPAFLVSGTKGSKELRDPAGRLSVAADRRSSALWLARPRRGDAAVYYCALVTPLGLFGALLARSGSVPGFDPVPPNHDPRKILAHHIPERPSRLSGNEAAPTVEERIKELFLPIGHTYQGKNSFHEGGQVLEYFVQRGYGISVIGSVQNLPGLSPE